The Arachis hypogaea cultivar Tifrunner chromosome 14, arahy.Tifrunner.gnm2.J5K5, whole genome shotgun sequence DNA window TCTTGCTGTAACATCAAAAGATGGTGCATGCTATGATCAGTGTTTTGTAGTtgttgtataaatatatataagagCTCAAACCCCAAAAGTTAGAAAGAAATGAATGAATGAGTCTTATGACAAAGAAATATGATGACAACATAAAAGTGTGTTAGAAAATTTTCATTTAGCAAGATCTCATATCATTCATGGACAAATTCCATAAGAATCATGTGACAAATATACTGGCTTCAACTTGCATAAAAAATTTACTGACTGATGGGATTGAATGGAATCCAAAATTTCCAATGGCAGTAAAGGAACTGATAATATTTTACTACTTCAAATAACTATATATCCTCAGTAAAGTTTGATattcaaaatgaaatgaaactagCAGAACATAACAAAGGAAGAGAATTCATAGCTGAACAACAAACCTCTGTTGCCTCAATTATCTTTGTTTTCTGGGTTGGAGGAGCCAAAACCTTCTTGATTAGAGTTTCACCAACCTACAAAACAAACTAAAAGGAATAACTCCTTTCGTTCGGTTCAAGATATCAAAATAAGAGAAGGCCTAAACAGTTTCTTCCGATTGTTTCTAAATTTGGTAACTGTTTGTCGGTTGGTTGTGTATTTCATTATAGTTCTATAAACACAATGCAACTTGCACTGATACAAGGCAAACCTGTTGAGGGGACCCGAATTCTCGAATATCCTGTTTGCCGGTTGGGATCATATTTACACTAACACTTTCAAGGGGTTCGATGACATCTTTGAACACCTTATCTTGACCTTCAATCACTACTTCCTGCCATCCAAAAGGGTAGAGAAATTGGTATCCGTCTTTCTTATCCAATACCGGCAGATACCCTTTCTTATTTTCTGCAGCAACTGAGCAATATCAAGCGTAAATCCACGATATATCAGGCATCGGCATTTAGGTAAGTTAAGAGGTGAAGAAAATGCAATTACTTCCAACATATGGAAAACTCAACTGCTTAAAATGCAATCTTACAGGAGTATGAATGTTGGTTGAACAAAAAAACCAAAGGGGTTGTAGAACCAATGGCGATTACTTGACGCCTTCCAGGTCTATCTGCCAAACCGTCACAAGAGATTAGACAAAGATTATACCAATTCAGAATTCATAAAATCTTCTACCTAAGTTCCCTATCATGCTATGCTAAGTTTTcttgaagaaaaataaacaaaatcctaCTTCTCACTACAGTCCATATTGACATTGTTATTAGGCATTTGGTTTGTACGAAAAATCGACATCACCTTTCTAAACTACACCTTAATCTAGTGTTTTCATtgattagaaaatcataaaaggaGAAATTGTTGGCAGACACAAGTTCATTGAGCTCCTTGCATACCCTTttagaagttaaaaaaaaaaaagacagcaAGATAGTGCCAATGATGAAAAACAAACAGATTAATTCTAAAGTTCAAGTCACAATAAAATGTATACTATACACTAAACACTACACACTATACACTATACAACATTTTATGAAATAATGATAGCTGTGAAAGGGAGACAAAAATTGACCTTGGGAAAGTGACCCTGTTGAATTAGATTGTGATGGAACTTGTGCAGCTTTGACAATGAAAGAAATGCTCTCTCTTCTAGAGGAACGAGAAGCACCATGCTTCTGTAACAAGCACAAATTAAAAGAGATTGAATCAAACTACAAAGCTAAAACatatgaaagagagaaagagagaggatggTGTACCTGAGGGAAAGAATTATGGAAGAGGGTTTGGTGAAGTGTAGGAGAATTCTGGAGGGAAGCCATTGTTATTATGGCTTTGGAAAATGCAAAGAGAAAGTGAAACTAGTGTTGTTTGATTCTTAATGCATTCTATCTTTGTGGTGGAGGAGAACCCTTGTGACTTGGACTTATCCTTTTATGCTATAGTGTGTTAGTGTCCATGTGGATGTTCCATATCTTAGGCTAGGCTGTGTTTGTTTACAGAGCCAGGACATTGAGATAGGGACTCAACAACACAAAATTGTGTTTGGCAGAAGAGACATAGACAGAAATAATGTGTCaaaagacactgaattagtgtattttgtgtccatcttgacaggaaggacacggagacactaacaaagatataacttatttttcattttttctttcattattcttgttaacttttcataattatatttttttattattatatttttcatctcaaattttttgaataaaaaaaactgagaataaattaaatttttataatttgttctagtttatcaccaaacaaaatacaagaacataaaattttgtGTCTTTGTCTCTTATGTCTTCTTCTCAATGTCTTGTTCTGTCATGTTCTGAGAAACAAACGTAGCCATATTTACTTCTCTTTTTTCCTTTGGGAATATGTAATATGTAATTTAGACATTTAGTACAAAACAAAGTACTAGGTAAAGTGTGTTCATGTTGTTGAAAAACATAACAATCACTAAAGTAGTCAAGTTTTGAGATGAAATAGTTCATGCtgaaaaaatttcattaaaatacTTTATTAGACTTTAATAATagtatttaaatattaatgataagaaaaaaaattaattaaattcatatGTCAATACTTCAACATTATAAATCACTactattttaatagtttattttaaaatcttacctCTAATATTCATGTCTATCCTTTGATAATTAAATGAAGAATACTATTCTactctaaaataaaagaaaacttgtAGTCTAATTAATTagactttaaaaataaataaacaaatatatttaATGTTTAGGGAAAGAAGATATTTGGAAAAGTCAAATCAAATAGTCAAAGAGT harbors:
- the LOC112798138 gene encoding psbP-like protein 1, chloroplastic isoform X2, whose amino-acid sequence is MASLQNSPTLHQTLFHNSFPQKHGASRSSRRESISFIVKAAQVPSQSNSTGSLSQDRPGRRQVIAIGSTTPLVFLFNQHSYSFAAENKKGYLPVLDKKDGYQFLYPFGWQEVVIEGQDKVFKDVIEPLESVSVNMIPTGKQDIREFGSPQQVCLVSVQVAFMHHLLMLQQDIDGKAYYRFEFIAQAPNYTRHALSTVSIGNGKFYTLTTGANERRWGKMKDRLQTVIDSFKIFNV
- the LOC112798138 gene encoding psbP-like protein 1, chloroplastic isoform X1 — encoded protein: MASLQNSPTLHQTLFHNSFPQKHGASRSSRRESISFIVKAAQVPSQSNSTGSLSQDRPGRRQVIAIGSTTPLVFLFNQHSYSFAAENKKGYLPVLDKKDGYQFLYPFGWQEVVIEGQDKVFKDVIEPLESVSVNMIPTGKQDIREFGSPQQVGETLIKKVLAPPTQKTKIIEATEQDIDGKAYYRFEFIAQAPNYTRHALSTVSIGNGKFYTLTTGANERRWGKMKDRLQTVIDSFKIFNV